Within Sporosarcina sp. PTS2304, the genomic segment TATACAAAGAGTACTTTGGTTCTGCTTCTGAATTCCAAAAGGGAGAAAAGAAAAACGTAGAAGGCAAAAAAATGTTCGTGGAATATAAAGGTCCTTTAAAAGATACGTTAATCGAAATGGAACAAGATCTGCAATCGTCTATTTCTTACGCAGGCGGAAAAACATTGAACGCCATCCGTACAGTAGACTACGTAATCGTAAAGAACTCTATTTTTAACGGGGATAAAGTATTTTAACGTAAGTGAACACACTCTCTTTCGCAACGAGGGAAGAGAGTGTGTTTTTTTATTCGTCGGCTATTCGGAATTTATTTTCAAATAGGCTCGCCATTAACGCACCAATTGTTAAATTCATTACCATATTCGCGACAGCTGGAACTGCAGCAAGCGACCCAAAATGCTCCATCGCAAGTGTCGCAGCAAGCGCCGTATTGCAAATGCCTGTATGAAATAAAATCGCACGCGCATTACGTTCAGGCACACCTAACCATCTAGAAATAAAATAGCCAGCCCCCATTGGTATACAAACTTGGAGCGTAACCGCCACAAAAACGAGCGGCAGTACTGACAAGTTTTCCGAAAGTGCCTGTTGCGCATTGGAAATGACCGATAAAATGACTATAAATAAGGCCAATTGCGAAAGCACACCAGTATAAGGCTTCACCTTTTCCACTGGTTTTTTAAACTTCCACTGCACGAATAACCCGGCAATCAGTGGGAAAAAAACAATATAAATAATATTTAGAAATAAAGGCCAAAATTCGATGGGAATAAAACGGCCGGCGAATGTTTGCAGTAAAACCGGTGTCAGAACGGGAGAAATAAATGTATCGAGAGTCGCCATCGTGATACTAAGCGCAACCTCTCCCCCTGCTATAAATGTATAAATATTAGCTGACGTGCCGCTTGGAACCGTCCCCGCTAAAATAATGCCCGTTGCAATCTCCGCTTGATTACCAAAAAAGATATAGGCAATCGCGATAGACACACTTACCATAACCGTCCACTTCAACAGCACACCGAGCAGCGCATATTTCGGATTTTTAATAACATCTACTAATCTCTCCGACGATAACGACAACCCCATTAAGAAGAAAATCGTCCCTAATCCAAAACCCGTCAATTGCCGTATGGAAATGAATGCATCCGGAATAGCATATGCGATGACGGATAAGATCACAATCCACAGTGGCAAATATTTCGAGATAATTTTTGATACGACTTGTATAGTTTTCACATACAACTCTCCCTCGTGATGAACACTAGCTGATTAGAGATGAAGATTCTATTTTGTGAGTGCGTGTGCAGTCTCTATGAGCGGTTGTATGCATGCTATGAGCGAAAACCGCTTCCCTATGAGCGCAAACTCCGATGCTATGAGCGAAGAACGCTTCTCTATGAGCGAAAACTCCGATGCTATGAACGAAAATCGCTTCTCTATGAGCGCAAACTCCGATGCTATGAGCGAAAACCGCTTCTCTATGAGCGCAAACTCCGATGCTATGAGCGAAAACCGCTTCTCTATGAGCGCAAACTCCGATGCTATGAGCGAAAACCGCTTCCCTATGAGCGCAAATGAATGCTCCACGGTTCGCTATTTTATTTTCAGCAAGTCTGGTAAAAATGTAGAAATCTGTGGAATATACGTAATGAGCAACAAAATAACAATCGATGAAATAACGAAAGGTAATACACCCCTCGATATTTGTCCAATTGACGTATTGGATATCCCCGCAGCGACAAATAAATTCAAACCAACTGGCGGTGTGAACAATCCGATCGCCAAGTTGACTGTCATAAATACACCGAATACTGTAGGGTCTACATCAAACATCAACACAATCGGCAACAGAATCGGAATAAAGATGTAATATGCAGATATTGCATCAATGAACATCCCCGCAATTAATAGAATGACGTTGATTAATAATAAAATTAAAATCTTATTATCCGTAATGCTAAGCATCACATCAGATACTTGCCTTGCGATTTGTTCCGTCGTAATAATATACGCATAGACGCTCGCTGCACTGACGATGAACATGACGACCGCTGTCTGGATACCTGCAGCTACTAAAATATCGTATAGCTTTTTCAGCGTTAATTCGCGGTAGATGAAGAAACCTATGAACAAGCTATAGAACACTGCGACGACTGCAGCTTCTGTCGGTGTAAAGTATCCACCGTAAATTCCTCCTAAAATAATGACTGGAATTAACAAGCCCCAAATAGCATTCACAAAAGCTTTCAGACGCTCGGCCCCTGTTGCTGGCTCCGTCTTTTGTTGAACCGCTAGAGGACCTTCACGTTTTTCTTGTCGAGACCGAACGATCATTGCAGCAATGATGAACCCTACACCTAATAACAGTCCCGGTATCACTCCCGCCATAAACATTCGACCAATAGAAACCGGAATCTGATCGCCTGCGACTACCGCAAAAACGATAAATGCGATACTTGGTGGGATAATAATTCCAATAGCGCCCGAACTCGCCACTAAGCCCGCTGCTGTTTCGTTTTTGTAGCCATTCTTCACCATGCCTGGTATCAAGATTCCACCAATAGCGGCTACTGTCGCCGGACCAGACCCTGAAATTGCTGCGAAGAAGATAGCGGTCATGACTGTTACAAAAATGATTCCGCTTTTACGATGACCAACAAGCGCTTGTGCAAAATCGATTAAGCGTTTGGAAATTCCTGCGTGTTCCATAATGACACCCGCTAAAATAAAGAACGGAATCGCAAGTAACGTAAACTTCGCTACACTTGTATACATAATATCCGCTACTAGTTCTAAGCCAAACAAACCGCCGCCTGTAAAAAGTACAACTATGGAGGAGATCGCAAGTGCTACAGCGATCGGCATACGAAGCATAACTAAAATAAAAAATAAGCCGAATAAGATCAGCGCTGTCATAATGTTTGCTCTCCTTTCCCATTTTGCTGACGGAATTCAGCAATTGTCACTTGAATGGAACGAATCAAACAGAAGAACGCGCCGATTGGCATCGACATGGAGAACCACCATTGTGGCCATCCTAAAGAAGGCGTTTTCTGGCCCATATCCAGTTGATACTGCACCATTTTAATACCGAAATAAAATAAAATAAAAAATAATAGCACCATCATCAATCCAACCAAAATTGTAATCATATTCTTCAGCAACCGATTGCCTTTGTCATAAATCAATGTAAAGCCAAGGTGTGCGTATTGACGCACACCAATGGCTGTTCCGACAAATGTTAACATAACAAACAAATTGACCGTTATTTCCTCCGTAAAGGAAATTGAATACTTAGCAAACCCTCTGGATAATACATTGGCGAATGCGATGGTGGACATGATGGAGATTGTCAGTATAACAATCCATTCTTCTAATCTGTTGAATACTTTTCCCATCGTTGCATCCTCCAATTCTTATTGGTCTTGGAATTTCTCTAGTAGATCCTTGCCCCAGATATCTTCATACTTTTCATATACAGGTTGCACTGCTTCAGTGAACTCTGCAAGTTCTTCGTCAGTCGGTGCATAGAACTGCATGCCTGCATCTTTCAATTCATCAATTTGCTTCGCTTCCTTTTCACGTGCCATCTCTACTTGATATGCTGCTACTTCTTTTCCTAACTTCTTCACCAATTCCTGATCTTCTTTACTCATGGAATCAAATAATTTCTTATTAATACCCAATACTAATGGGTCATAAGAGTAGTTCCATGTTGTTAAGTAGTCTTGCACTTCATTTAGCTTAGAAGAATGGATGACATCAATTGGATTTTCTTGTCCATCAATGGTTCCTTGTTGGAGGGATGTGAAAACTTCCGAGAATGCCATTGTTGTCGGGTCGGCACCTAATGCACGGAACAAGTCTGTATACATCGTGATTCCAGGAATGCGCACTTTTAGCCCTTTCATGTCAGCTGGTGTTTTAACCTCTTTTTTACTGTTCGTAATTTGACGGAAACCATTCTCTCCGTATCCTAGCAATTCTACATTCTTCTCATGGAGGATTTCAGCAATTGCTTCTCCACCTGCACCGTTGAACACTTTGTCCACACCATCTTTGTCTTTGAATAAAAAAGGTGCACTCGCTACGCCAAAACGGTCATCTAAAATTGAGTAGATAATCGTAGAGTGAAGACTTAAATCTGTTTGTCCTTTCGTTAGAAGCTCCACACCTTTTCCTTGGTCACCGTTGGATAATTGTTCATTCGGGAATACTTCTATTTTAATACGTCCGTCTGTTTGTTCCTTCAAGTCTTGCGCTAGCTTATCTGCTGCTAGATACCAAGTGGACGAGTCATTTAACGTAACAGACATTTTCAGATCATATGATTTCCCTTCTGCATCACTCGCACCATCTGTCGAATCTTTTTTGTCTGATGAACAAGCTGAGAGCAACAGCATCGCGGATAACCCAATCGCACCTAATACACTCTTTTTCTTCATTTTCATTTAACATTACCTCCTGTTTTTACGAACGTATCGTTGTCTTCTGACGTCTGACTACTCATGAATAGCCGCTTAACTAGTCTGCCTACTTACAATAGTTCAATAATTCTATCACTATAGACACTATACCAATATTGTCTATTAAATTCACTCTATTTTTTTCATTCGATATATAATATATCGAAATGAAAAACCATCAAAGAATTCGCCGCATTACGAATTCTTCGATGGTTTTTTTTTCACTTGCTTCATTTTCACCAAAAAGTAGGCATTCATCCACGATGCGATCGGAATCACTAATGCAATTCCAAGCCCCGCGCAAAGTATTAAAATCATTTCCGAACTAAAGATTTTCGAATTTACAATATCTCCTATCGTATAATTTAAATCTTTAAACCAAATTAGCAATGCCAAATAACCTCCGAAAAAGGCAAAAAATAACGTATTCGTATCAGTCGCTAAAATATCCCGACCAATACTGACACCCGACGTAAATAATTCCTTTTTACTCAGCGTCGGCATATGCTTGGATACTTCATGCATAGAGGAAGCAATCGAAATCGCCACGTCCATAATAGCCCCAATTGTACTCACAATAATGACAGAGGCACCGATCTTCATGAAATTTACACCAATATAAAGTGAAAGCCCTGCAATCGCTTCTTCTCCTTCTTCGCCAAATCCATGAATCATCAGCTTTTGAGAAACGATGACGATAAAAAACAGTAATAGACTAATTGTTAGCATCGTAGAAATAAAAGCAATCACCGTTTTGCTATTTACTTCATTAATATAGAAAAGACTAATACAACCTATGACGATACAAGCAATGAATGTAATGACAATCGGATTAGCGGAGGCATCCAACATAAAAAACACAGTGAAAAATACGACACCAAAGTTCAGGAACAACGAAATAAAAGACTTCACTCCCTGCTTTCCACCAACGAGCAACATCAACACGAGTAAAATCGCTGCAAGTACTACTAATACATTCATACACTCGCCCTCTTTCGCTCAATGAAAAAGATCGCTGTATAAATACCAATAGGAATCGTTAAGACAATACCAATTCCACCAGCCAATGCCCGTGCTATTTCTAAAGACAGATTCATCGAATAAGCAAATCCTACGGGTGACGCGTTTTTCAAAGATAAAATAAGCATCGGTATCGAGCCACTAATATACGCAAAAAATAAAATGCTCGTAATCGTCCCCATCACGTCTTTACCTATATCCATTCCAGACGCCCGTAGCGCTTTAATCGAAATTTCGTGGTTCCTTTCATATAAAGCAAACAGCGAAGAAGACATCGTAATCGCCACATCCATAATAGCCCCTAATGACCCAATAAACAGCCCCGCCATAAACACCGTATGATAAGGGCGCGTCAAAAACTGCATTTCCTCATAGCGCAACCCATTTCCTGAAGTAAGCCAGATAACAAGTGACGTGATGGTCAATGACACAACGGTTCCGATCAACGTTGCAACAATCGCCGCATAGGTCTTTTCATTGAAACCACTAACAAGCAACAATGAAATGGCGGTAAATAATAAAATACAGATCCCGCAAACAACTAATAAACTGACATCATAATATTTCACATAAACATCTAAAGCGAGAGACAATAGCAGCACATTCATCGCAAAACTAATAATCGCTAATAACCCTTGCTTATGGCCAACAATCAATAAAGTAAAAACAAAGATCCAAGCAACGATCAGCACATATTTATCCCGCTTCACATCCATGATATTACCTACTAACTCTTTACCTGCCTCCGAATCAATGGAAATAAATAATTCATTCCCGATATGATACTGCTGATCATATGCTCCTGAAGCAGAGTATTGATTAGTCAAATGAATTTCCTTACCTTGCTCGTCGCCGTTTTTTATCCTAGCTCTAATACTTTGCGTAAACAGCGTATCCTTATTACCATGCATATCCGTTACTTCCGATGTTTCATCCACTGTCGTGCTAATCACTTCAGCAATCGTGCGATCGTAAAGTGAATGGTTATTGTTTACGAATAGGATAGAAGAGATACAGCTAAGCGCCAAGAAAAAATAGATGAACCATTGCGCCACTTTTATATTTTTCATTCTAATTATGAATCTATTCAAGACAAAACCTCCTAACGCACTTTAAGGTATGACATAGGTTAAGCCTACCATATATAGGACGTAGGATTGGCAGAAATAGTTTGTTTTTTATGCAGTATAAGAGTTCTACGTAAAAGATAGTTGTAATTGTTTTATTTAACATGAATATTTAAATAAACATGAAGTGGCATTAGGTTTGCTGAAGTAATACATGCAGCAGAAGGTTATCGACTTTACTGGGATGGGCGTCTTAGGGACTTTGAAGCAGAATCTGAAGGAGTTGACGGAATAGAAAGCCACATCGAAATTCATACTAAAGAACAACAAGTGATCCCGGTAATCATTAGGAAGATTATCGGTAAGGATATTAATCAAGTAGAAATTACATTTACATCCCCTAATTAAAAAGTAGTCATACCACTACAAGAGAACCAAAAGTTTTGGTATTTCTTTTATGAAAGTGAACCTAACGAAATTGATGTTCACTATGTGAAGAATTTGTACAATTATTTATTACAATAACGGATTGTAGACAGTTAAAGATCACCCTACTATTGAATAACTTCCAGTAACTGATCCGTCATTTCCCGCGACACAGTATAAATAGTATGTGTATCATCCACACGCATGATTGTACTTTTTTGCCCTTTTTCACCAAGCCATAGATGATAACCTTGCGCGCTTCCGTCGGCAAAGACCACCTCGATGTCATAATCAGTAGCAGCCATGCCCACGATGCCCGGCTGTCTAACAGCATTGGCGATTGCCTGCTGCATCACTTTAAGCGTCTCTTTCTCTTCAGTACCAATTAGAACATCTGTATTCATTTTATCAAATGCTGTAAACGTTGAAATGCGGACATTGACGATATCACTATTCACTTGAAGACCTATCGATTCATTCATTTCTACCTCGCTAGTCGGAATAACTGTGTTCTCTACTCTTTCTTTTATCGCCTCATTTTGTTGACAAGCAACTGAGATTAACGAAACGAAGACAATAAGTACGAATGACATCCACCTTTTCATGTGACACTCCCCCTTTTCATGTTAGACTCATAAAAGCAAGAAAGGTTACACAATTCCAACTAACTAAAGACATAACAAAACAAGGTGCCTATGCACAAAACGATTGGGATCAACTCCACAATTGTTTTTGCTAGGCACCCTGTATCGAGCTTTCTTCGTTACTTACATTTGTTGTTCGCATAGGTAACTACACTCCGCCAATCCGTTCGCATACGCTTCTTCCCATGTGATTCCATTCACATAGCCATTTTCCGAGTAATCCGTGATGAGGTAAAACGTTTCATTTTGCTCTGGCTGTGTTGCAATGTTTTGATAGTTATTTTTCATAAAAAAGACCCCCTAGATTTTGTATTTTGCATAGTATATGTCTACTGGAAAATAAAAGAACTCTTTTTCATTTTTATTAACTAAAGGCTATATGGTAGCGCTTACATTTAAAAATGAAAGTAAAAGAATTTCTTTATATCTATCCAAAATATATACTGTGCTGTTTTTTAATAATTTGATGAATTCTTATTATTATAACATACGACAAGCTATTTATGCAAGTACTTTATAAAATAAAAATAAGCAACTAAGTAGATTAGTACCTTTTTCGCTTGACCTTTTTAATTTTCCGCATTCTTTCTTTTCATGTCAAGGCTGTTTATTATCCAAAGAAGCGAATTGATATTTGGAAATGAAATGCTTTTAATGAGTGGTTTTAGAAATAGTGTACGTATTAGTGATCGTCAGAAGTTAAAATCTACTAGCTAGGCAATGTTCTTTGGATTTCTTCTATAAACAACGTATACTAATTCGCATAAGGAGCTGATAATAATGAAATTTCATATGACAGAAAATGGGTTTGATACCGAAACAGAATTTGGTACACTGCATATTTCATCCGATGAACATAAAGG encodes:
- a CDS encoding bile acid:sodium symporter family protein; this encodes MKTIQVVSKIISKYLPLWIVILSVIAYAIPDAFISIRQLTGFGLGTIFFLMGLSLSSERLVDVIKNPKYALLGVLLKWTVMVSVSIAIAYIFFGNQAEIATGIILAGTVPSGTSANIYTFIAGGEVALSITMATLDTFISPVLTPVLLQTFAGRFIPIEFWPLFLNIIYIVFFPLIAGLFVQWKFKKPVEKVKPYTGVLSQLALFIVILSVISNAQQALSENLSVLPLVFVAVTLQVCIPMGAGYFISRWLGVPERNARAILFHTGICNTALAATLAMEHFGSLAAVPAVANMVMNLTIGALMASLFENKFRIADE
- a CDS encoding TRAP transporter large permease — protein: MTALILFGLFFILVMLRMPIAVALAISSIVVLFTGGGLFGLELVADIMYTSVAKFTLLAIPFFILAGVIMEHAGISKRLIDFAQALVGHRKSGIIFVTVMTAIFFAAISGSGPATVAAIGGILIPGMVKNGYKNETAAGLVASSGAIGIIIPPSIAFIVFAVVAGDQIPVSIGRMFMAGVIPGLLLGVGFIIAAMIVRSRQEKREGPLAVQQKTEPATGAERLKAFVNAIWGLLIPVIILGGIYGGYFTPTEAAVVAVFYSLFIGFFIYRELTLKKLYDILVAAGIQTAVVMFIVSAASVYAYIITTEQIARQVSDVMLSITDNKILILLLINVILLIAGMFIDAISAYYIFIPILLPIVLMFDVDPTVFGVFMTVNLAIGLFTPPVGLNLFVAAGISNTSIGQISRGVLPFVISSIVILLLITYIPQISTFLPDLLKIK
- a CDS encoding TRAP transporter small permease, which gives rise to MGKVFNRLEEWIVILTISIMSTIAFANVLSRGFAKYSISFTEEITVNLFVMLTFVGTAIGVRQYAHLGFTLIYDKGNRLLKNMITILVGLMMVLLFFILFYFGIKMVQYQLDMGQKTPSLGWPQWWFSMSMPIGAFFCLIRSIQVTIAEFRQQNGKGEQTL
- a CDS encoding DctP family TRAP transporter solute-binding subunit codes for the protein MKMKKKSVLGAIGLSAMLLLSACSSDKKDSTDGASDAEGKSYDLKMSVTLNDSSTWYLAADKLAQDLKEQTDGRIKIEVFPNEQLSNGDQGKGVELLTKGQTDLSLHSTIIYSILDDRFGVASAPFLFKDKDGVDKVFNGAGGEAIAEILHEKNVELLGYGENGFRQITNSKKEVKTPADMKGLKVRIPGITMYTDLFRALGADPTTMAFSEVFTSLQQGTIDGQENPIDVIHSSKLNEVQDYLTTWNYSYDPLVLGINKKLFDSMSKEDQELVKKLGKEVAAYQVEMAREKEAKQIDELKDAGMQFYAPTDEELAEFTEAVQPVYEKYEDIWGKDLLEKFQDQ
- a CDS encoding YibE/F family protein — protein: MNVLVVLAAILLVLMLLVGGKQGVKSFISLFLNFGVVFFTVFFMLDASANPIVITFIACIVIGCISLFYINEVNSKTVIAFISTMLTISLLLFFIVIVSQKLMIHGFGEEGEEAIAGLSLYIGVNFMKIGASVIIVSTIGAIMDVAISIASSMHEVSKHMPTLSKKELFTSGVSIGRDILATDTNTLFFAFFGGYLALLIWFKDLNYTIGDIVNSKIFSSEMILILCAGLGIALVIPIASWMNAYFLVKMKQVKKKPSKNS
- a CDS encoding YibE/F family protein, giving the protein MKNIKVAQWFIYFFLALSCISSILFVNNNHSLYDRTIAEVISTTVDETSEVTDMHGNKDTLFTQSIRARIKNGDEQGKEIHLTNQYSASGAYDQQYHIGNELFISIDSEAGKELVGNIMDVKRDKYVLIVAWIFVFTLLIVGHKQGLLAIISFAMNVLLLSLALDVYVKYYDVSLLVVCGICILLFTAISLLLVSGFNEKTYAAIVATLIGTVVSLTITSLVIWLTSGNGLRYEEMQFLTRPYHTVFMAGLFIGSLGAIMDVAITMSSSLFALYERNHEISIKALRASGMDIGKDVMGTITSILFFAYISGSIPMLILSLKNASPVGFAYSMNLSLEIARALAGGIGIVLTIPIGIYTAIFFIERKRASV